A segment of the Parasphingopyxis algicola genome:
TCGGGCCGGGCACCCCGCTGATCGACGAGAGCGCGCCGGCCGAAGCGCAGATGTCGCCCTTCTATCGCTCGCTCGTCGCCGCCTTTTTCATCCTCTTCCTCGCCACGGGCTGGGCCTACGGCCGCGCGGCGGGCACGATCGGGGATCATCGGGACCTGGTGAAGATGATGTCCGAATCGATGGCCGATCTCGCCTATTATTTGGTGCTGGCGTTCGCGGCCGCGCATTTCGTCGCGATGTTCGCCTGGTCGAACATGGGCCTCATTCTCGCCGTGAAGGGCGCAGCAGGCTTGCAGGCGCTGGCCCTGCCCGCGCCGCTGCTGCTCGCGCTGATCGTCGTCTTTGTCGGCCTGCTCAATCTGTTCGTCGGCTCGGCGAGCGCGAAATGGGCGCTGGTCGCGCCCGTGCTCGTCCCGATGCTGATGCTGCTCGGTATCAGCCCCGAAATGACGACGGCGGCGTACAGGGTCGGTGACAGCGCCACCAATATCATCACTCCGCTGATGGTCTATTTCCCGCTGATCCTGATCTTCTGCCAGCGCTGGCAGAAGGATTTCGGGCTGGGCAGCCTCGCCGCGACGATGCTCCCCTATTCGATCTGGATGATGGCGGCCGGAATCATACTGGTGTTCGGCTGGGTCGCGCTCGGCATACCGCTCGGTCCCGGTGCCGAGGTATTCACCGAATTGCCCGTCGCGCCTTGAACCTGGGCGGGCGTGGCCACCGGCTGCCGGAACCTGCTATGGTCGCCCGATGAACATGACCATAGCGGTGGCCGTGGGAGCGGTCGTCATATTGCTGGCGGCCGGCGGCGCGCTGACCAGGATCGGCCCTTGGTATCGCGGCCTGAACAAACCGAGCTGGAACCCGCCGGACTGGCTGTTCGGCCCCGCCTGGACGATCATCCTCGGCCTGGCGGGCTGGGCGGGGGTCATCGCCTGGGAAGCTGCATCGACCGCGGCCGACCAGCAGCGGATACTCATATTGTTCGGCGTGAATTTCCTGCTCCATCTGCTCTGGAGCCCCTTGTTCTTCATCGCGCGGCGCCCGGACTGGTCACTGATCGAGGCCTTTTTCCTTTGGGGTTCGGTCCTGTCGCTTGCGATCGGCCTGGCGCCTTATTCGATGACGGCGAGCTGGCTGATCGCGCCCTATCTGCTCTGGGTCAGCTTCGCGATCCTGCTCAACTGGAAGATCGTCCAGCTGAACCGGCCCTTCTCGTCCGCCCGCATCTGAGACACCGGACGTGTCCGCGCCCCGCCTCGTGCTGCTTACCCGCTATCCGGATCCGGGACGGGCAAAGACCCGGCTGATTCCCGCGATCGGGGCGGATGGAGCCGCCGCCGTGCACAAACGCCTCGCCGAGCGGACGGTGGATGTGATGCGCGAGAGCGGGCTGCCGATCGAGATATGGTTCACCGGCGCGCGGCGGAGCGATTTCGCGGACTGGCTGGGCGCCGATCTCGCCTATGTCGAACAAGGCGGCGGCGATCTGGGAGACCGGCTGCGGGCCGCGATCGGCAAGCCGCCGGTGATCTTCGTCGGCGCGGACTGCCCCGATCTGCGTCGCGAACATCTCCAACAGGCGGCGACAGCGCTCGACGACAATCAGGTCGTGATCGGCCCGGCCGAAGATGGCGGCTATTGGCTGATCGGCCTCGCCGCCCGGCATGACTGGCTGTTCGAGGATATGGCCTGGGGTACCGATGCCGT
Coding sequences within it:
- a CDS encoding TspO/MBR family protein, producing MNMTIAVAVGAVVILLAAGGALTRIGPWYRGLNKPSWNPPDWLFGPAWTIILGLAGWAGVIAWEAASTAADQQRILILFGVNFLLHLLWSPLFFIARRPDWSLIEAFFLWGSVLSLAIGLAPYSMTASWLIAPYLLWVSFAILLNWKIVQLNRPFSSARI
- a CDS encoding TIGR04282 family arsenosugar biosynthesis glycosyltransferase, which encodes MSAPRLVLLTRYPDPGRAKTRLIPAIGADGAAAVHKRLAERTVDVMRESGLPIEIWFTGARRSDFADWLGADLAYVEQGGGDLGDRLRAAIGKPPVIFVGADCPDLRREHLQQAATALDDNQVVIGPAEDGGYWLIGLAARHDWLFEDMAWGTDAVLPETLARLSKREIAPASLETLSDCDRPGDLGRWPWLTP